One stretch of Microbacterium terrae DNA includes these proteins:
- a CDS encoding pseudouridine-5'-phosphate glycosidase, which produces MTAAGIRVSPVVRAALADGEPVLALESTIFTHGLPRPRNVEVALAAEEQVRAAGVVPATIGVVDGRPTVGLSPSEIERLSTAPRVVKASLRDLPIAAAKGLCAGTTVAATAFLAHRVGIRVFSTGGLGGVHRGAPATFDESADLGTLATLPLVVVSAGVKSILDIPLTLERLETLNLGVVGYRTTDYPAFYIADSGYDLEYSADSPEEIAAIARARDALGLTSTLLVANPLPADRQLDPALHDEVLARALDRAEAEGITGHDTTPFLLDVMQRETGGRSLDVNVDVYRGNVGLGAEIARALAAE; this is translated from the coding sequence GTGACCGCCGCAGGCATCCGCGTCTCCCCCGTCGTCCGCGCCGCCCTCGCAGACGGCGAGCCCGTACTCGCGCTCGAGTCGACGATCTTCACCCACGGGCTCCCCCGGCCCCGCAACGTCGAGGTCGCCCTCGCTGCCGAGGAGCAGGTGCGCGCCGCCGGGGTCGTGCCGGCCACGATCGGTGTCGTGGACGGTCGCCCCACCGTGGGCCTCTCGCCGAGCGAGATCGAGCGGCTCTCCACCGCCCCGCGCGTGGTCAAGGCGAGTCTGCGCGATCTGCCGATCGCCGCGGCGAAGGGACTGTGCGCCGGCACCACGGTCGCAGCCACCGCGTTCCTCGCCCACCGCGTCGGCATCCGGGTGTTCTCGACCGGCGGGCTCGGCGGCGTCCATCGCGGCGCCCCGGCGACATTCGACGAATCCGCCGACCTCGGTACGCTCGCGACACTCCCCCTCGTGGTCGTGAGCGCCGGGGTGAAGTCGATCCTCGACATCCCGCTCACGCTGGAGCGGCTCGAGACGCTCAACCTCGGCGTCGTCGGCTACCGCACGACGGACTATCCCGCGTTCTACATCGCCGATTCCGGCTATGACCTGGAGTATTCAGCGGACTCCCCCGAGGAGATCGCGGCGATCGCCCGCGCGCGCGACGCCCTCGGGCTCACGTCCACGCTTCTCGTCGCGAATCCGCTCCCGGCGGACCGTCAACTCGACCCGGCCCTGCACGACGAGGTGCTCGCACGGGCGCTGGATCGCGCCGAGGCCGAGGGAATCACCGGTCACGACACGACGCCGTTCCTCCTCGATGTCATGCAGCGCGAGACCGGTGGACGCAGCCTCGATGTCAACGTCGACGTGTACCGCGGCAACGTCGGCCTCGGGGCCGAGATCGCGCGCGCCCTCGCGGCGGAGTGA
- a CDS encoding carbohydrate kinase family protein gives MLIVIGDLVADLIVLGGATLERGTDNPAEVRLTRGGSAANVAAAAASAVPTRFIGCVGVDPLATALIADLESAGVDVRVQRAERTGAIVVLVDAVGERTMITDRGAAAELAAIDPAWLTGARWLHLPLYGFAEPGSRQALTDAATSVAAEGGCVSVDLSSVATLRALGARAVAEVLRRISPDVVFANRDEADVAGSFGLTTRGVLVVKRGPEPVLVHERGAVAEIAVDPVDDVLDSTGAGDAFAAGYIVAALAGADAAAAARAGGVRAMAALRRAGAL, from the coding sequence ATGCTGATCGTCATCGGAGACCTCGTCGCCGACCTCATCGTGCTCGGCGGCGCGACGCTCGAGCGCGGCACCGACAACCCCGCCGAGGTGCGGCTCACCCGCGGCGGCAGCGCCGCGAACGTGGCCGCGGCCGCGGCGTCAGCCGTGCCGACCCGTTTCATCGGGTGCGTCGGCGTCGATCCGCTCGCGACCGCCCTGATCGCCGACCTCGAATCGGCGGGTGTCGACGTGCGGGTGCAGCGGGCCGAGCGCACCGGAGCCATCGTGGTGCTGGTCGACGCGGTCGGCGAGCGGACCATGATCACCGACCGCGGCGCCGCCGCCGAGCTCGCGGCGATCGACCCGGCATGGCTCACCGGTGCGCGGTGGCTGCACCTGCCGCTGTACGGGTTCGCCGAGCCGGGATCGCGACAGGCGCTGACGGATGCCGCGACCTCGGTTGCGGCGGAAGGCGGCTGCGTGAGCGTCGACCTCTCGAGCGTGGCGACGCTGCGGGCGCTGGGCGCGCGAGCGGTCGCCGAGGTGCTGCGCCGCATCTCACCCGACGTGGTCTTCGCCAACCGCGACGAGGCCGATGTGGCCGGCAGCTTCGGTCTGACGACGCGCGGCGTGCTGGTGGTCAAGCGTGGCCCTGAGCCGGTGCTCGTCCACGAGCGCGGAGCGGTGGCCGAGATCGCCGTCGACCCCGTCGATGACGTGCTCGACTCGACCGGGGCGGGAGACGCCTTCGCCGCGGGGTACATCGTCGCCGCGCTCGCGGGAGCGGATGCGGCTGCAGCCGCACGTGCGGGCGGCGTCCGCGCGATGGCGGCATTGCGGCGTGCCGGTGCGCTCTGA
- a CDS encoding DUF885 domain-containing protein, which yields MTEAPRTPTPIDKIADAWVDTLAELEPTLATYIGRAEFNDRFGDYSPAGQERLVEEGRKTLDALTAAAPVDDIDAVTRDDLRRELELGVELHDAKWHLRDLNVIASHAQNIRSAFDLMPTATTDDWSVIAARLQAVPEAISGYIETLRTGMGEGIVPARRQVVEVVTQIGRYTADGGFFANFAADAAPAEGQLPASLARELANNSNAARVAYDELAAFLGKELAPAASESDAVGRELYALHSRRFLGATIDLDETYEWGLEELARMVAEQESIANEILPGASVDEAVAFLEKDASRKLHGTDALQKWMQETSDRAVEELGRTHFDIADPIRRLECMIAPTKEGGIYYTGPTDDFSRPGRMWWSVPEGVNEFDTWRELTTVYHEGVPGHHLQIAQAVYNRAQLNSYRRLLGGTSGHAEGWALYAERLMEQLGYLDDPADRLGMLDGQRMRAARVVLDIGVHLGKPRPDGQGTWDADFALEFMRRNVNMPDEFVQFEVNRYLGWPGQAPSYKVGQRIWEQLRDDMAEREGADFSIKSFHKRALDIGGVGLDTLRAALSR from the coding sequence ATGACTGAAGCACCCCGTACCCCCACGCCGATCGACAAGATCGCTGACGCGTGGGTCGACACCCTTGCCGAGCTCGAACCGACGCTGGCGACGTACATCGGCCGCGCCGAGTTCAACGACCGGTTCGGCGACTACAGCCCGGCCGGCCAGGAGCGCCTGGTCGAGGAGGGCCGCAAGACCCTCGATGCGCTCACCGCGGCCGCGCCCGTCGACGACATCGATGCCGTCACCCGCGACGACCTGCGGCGCGAGCTGGAGCTCGGCGTCGAGCTGCACGACGCGAAGTGGCACCTGCGCGACCTGAACGTCATCGCCTCGCACGCGCAGAACATCCGGTCGGCGTTCGACCTCATGCCCACCGCCACCACCGACGACTGGTCGGTCATCGCCGCCCGTCTGCAGGCCGTCCCCGAGGCGATCTCGGGCTACATCGAGACGCTCCGCACCGGAATGGGCGAAGGCATCGTGCCGGCACGGCGCCAGGTCGTCGAGGTCGTCACCCAGATCGGCCGCTACACCGCCGACGGCGGCTTCTTCGCGAACTTCGCTGCCGACGCCGCTCCGGCCGAAGGCCAGCTCCCCGCGTCGCTCGCCCGTGAGCTCGCGAATAACAGCAACGCCGCCCGCGTGGCCTACGACGAGCTCGCCGCGTTCCTCGGCAAGGAGCTCGCCCCCGCCGCATCCGAGAGCGACGCCGTCGGCCGCGAGCTGTACGCGCTGCACTCGCGCCGCTTCCTCGGCGCCACGATCGATCTCGACGAGACGTACGAGTGGGGTCTCGAAGAGCTCGCCCGCATGGTGGCCGAGCAGGAGTCGATCGCGAACGAGATCCTTCCCGGGGCGAGCGTCGACGAGGCGGTGGCGTTCCTCGAGAAGGATGCGTCGCGCAAGCTCCACGGCACCGATGCGCTGCAGAAGTGGATGCAGGAGACGAGCGACCGCGCGGTGGAGGAGCTCGGCCGCACGCACTTCGACATCGCGGACCCGATCCGACGCCTCGAATGCATGATCGCGCCGACGAAGGAAGGCGGCATCTACTACACGGGGCCGACCGATGACTTCTCGCGTCCGGGACGCATGTGGTGGTCGGTTCCCGAGGGCGTCAACGAGTTCGACACCTGGCGCGAGCTCACGACCGTGTACCACGAGGGTGTTCCCGGCCATCACCTGCAGATCGCGCAGGCCGTGTACAACCGGGCGCAGCTGAACTCGTACCGCCGTCTTCTCGGCGGAACCTCGGGTCACGCCGAGGGCTGGGCGCTCTACGCCGAGCGCCTCATGGAGCAGCTGGGCTACCTCGACGACCCTGCCGACCGCCTCGGCATGCTCGACGGGCAGCGGATGCGCGCGGCCCGCGTGGTGCTCGACATCGGCGTGCACCTGGGCAAGCCGCGCCCCGACGGTCAGGGCACCTGGGATGCCGACTTCGCGCTGGAGTTCATGCGGCGCAACGTGAACATGCCCGACGAGTTCGTGCAGTTCGAGGTCAACCGCTACCTCGGCTGGCCCGGACAGGCCCCGTCGTACAAGGTGGGTCAGCGTATCTGGGAGCAGCTGCGCGACGACATGGCTGAGCGCGAAGGCGCCGACTTCTCGATCAAGTCGTTCCACAAGCGCGCGCTCGACATCGGCGGCGTCGGTCTCGACACCCTGCGCGCGGCGCTCTCGCGCTGA
- a CDS encoding dihydrofolate reductase family protein — protein sequence MPRAIFYTATTLNGFLADEHDSLDWLFAAPGGEGGDADFRAFLDGIGVLVQGSSTYEWVVEHEDLVAHPEKWPAYYGDRPTWVFSTRELPAVPGADVRFVRGDVGEVWPAIVASAAGRDVWIVGGGDLAGQFADAGLLDEIRVSIAPATLPTGKPLLPRALGADRLTLTAVRQAGAFAELTYAVDAARERSAG from the coding sequence ATGCCTCGCGCGATCTTCTACACCGCAACCACGCTCAACGGCTTCCTCGCCGACGAGCATGACTCGTTGGACTGGCTCTTCGCCGCGCCGGGCGGCGAGGGTGGGGATGCCGACTTCCGCGCGTTCCTCGACGGCATCGGCGTGCTCGTGCAGGGCTCGTCGACCTACGAGTGGGTCGTGGAGCACGAAGACCTCGTCGCGCACCCCGAGAAGTGGCCCGCCTATTACGGCGACCGCCCGACGTGGGTGTTCAGCACGCGGGAGCTGCCTGCCGTCCCCGGGGCCGACGTGCGCTTCGTCCGCGGCGATGTCGGCGAGGTGTGGCCCGCGATCGTGGCGTCGGCAGCCGGTCGCGACGTGTGGATCGTGGGCGGGGGCGATCTGGCGGGTCAGTTCGCCGATGCGGGGCTCCTCGACGAGATCCGCGTCTCGATCGCTCCGGCGACGCTCCCCACCGGCAAGCCTCTCCTCCCCCGCGCACTCGGAGCGGATCGGCTGACCCTCACGGCCGTGCGTCAGGCGGGGGCATTCGCCGAGCTCACCTACGCGGTCGACGCGGCGCGGGAGCGCTCAGCCGGCTGA
- a CDS encoding phosphoribosyltransferase, translating into MALFADRAHAGRELAAELTGAAGTDAVVFGIPRGGVVTAAAVAGELGLPLTAVVVRKLGATRHEEFAVGAIADGVRLVTRGSLRSAGMSAVDLAHVEAAEHAELERRMRAFEASPFDAAGRTAVVVDDGVATGSTAIAACRSLRLRGASRIILAVPVAPASWAPPGDAVDEFVCPHRMQDFWAVGEYYDDFTQTSDAEVVRLLAAG; encoded by the coding sequence ATGGCGCTGTTCGCCGATCGTGCTCACGCCGGCCGCGAGCTGGCAGCGGAACTCACCGGTGCGGCGGGGACGGATGCCGTCGTCTTCGGCATCCCGCGCGGCGGCGTCGTCACGGCCGCAGCCGTCGCCGGGGAACTCGGGCTGCCGCTCACGGCCGTCGTCGTGCGGAAGCTGGGTGCGACACGCCACGAGGAGTTCGCCGTCGGCGCGATCGCCGACGGCGTGCGACTCGTGACGCGGGGGTCGCTCCGGTCGGCGGGGATGTCGGCAGTCGATCTCGCGCACGTGGAAGCCGCCGAGCATGCGGAGCTGGAACGGCGGATGCGGGCCTTCGAGGCGAGCCCGTTCGACGCCGCCGGGCGTACGGCTGTCGTCGTCGACGACGGTGTAGCGACCGGATCGACGGCGATCGCCGCGTGCCGATCGCTGCGCCTGCGCGGTGCGTCGCGGATCATCCTCGCCGTTCCGGTCGCTCCCGCGAGCTGGGCGCCACCGGGTGATGCGGTCGACGAGTTCGTGTGCCCGCACCGCATGCAGGACTTCTGGGCGGTCGGCGAGTACTACGACGACTTCACGCAGACCTCGGACGCCGAGGTGGTGCGGCTGCTGGCCGCCGGGTGA
- a CDS encoding GNAT family N-acetyltransferase, whose translation MPHLDDLARLWPAAGVSVCSGDLELRWIDDELLVALAELAGAGIHDPGAMPFEHPWSRGAPDDVARSVLTYQWNARGHVESGAFALELGVLHRGVPVGIQGLDAPEWGVLRSIRTGSWLGRAHQGHGIGTRMRMLALNLAFDGLGAEEALSGAFADNAASNAVSRAVGYDDDGAFRHPRDGVAVEHRRYRMSRERWKQLRPTHADRLGAPVILRGVEQFRAQVTP comes from the coding sequence ATGCCCCACCTCGACGATCTCGCGCGACTCTGGCCTGCGGCCGGGGTGAGTGTGTGCTCCGGCGACCTCGAGCTGCGGTGGATCGACGACGAGCTGCTCGTCGCGCTCGCCGAGCTCGCGGGTGCCGGCATCCATGATCCCGGAGCCATGCCCTTCGAACACCCCTGGTCGCGCGGCGCTCCCGACGATGTCGCCCGCAGCGTCCTGACGTACCAATGGAATGCGCGCGGCCACGTCGAGTCCGGCGCGTTCGCCCTCGAGCTGGGGGTGCTCCACCGCGGCGTACCGGTCGGCATCCAGGGGCTCGACGCACCCGAGTGGGGCGTGCTGCGCAGCATCCGCACCGGCTCGTGGCTCGGCCGAGCCCACCAGGGCCACGGCATCGGCACCCGTATGCGGATGCTCGCCCTGAACTTGGCGTTCGACGGCCTCGGCGCCGAGGAGGCGCTGTCGGGCGCGTTCGCGGACAACGCCGCATCGAACGCCGTCTCCCGGGCGGTCGGCTACGACGACGACGGTGCGTTCCGGCATCCCCGCGACGGTGTGGCGGTGGAGCACCGGCGGTACCGGATGAGTCGTGAACGATGGAAGCAGCTGCGCCCGACGCACGCGGACCGGCTCGGGGCGCCGGTCATTCTGCGGGGCGTCGAGCAGTTCCGTGCGCAGGTCACTCCGTGA
- a CDS encoding MFS transporter: MTALPRPASAGPGWQAWLIWSVAVAGYILAIVNRSSLSAVGVDAAERFHADASTLSLFAVVQLAVYGGMQIPIGVLLDRFGSRPIMVVGMLLMAAGQLVMAFSPTVGVAIAARVLLGAGDAAIFPGVLRLIATWFPAQRGPIMVQLTGIIGQTGQLIAVIPLAALLHATTWSITFGSIAGLGVLFAVLIFVIIRNHPPEVDRDVSVDTDTGVIRVVTSSVDSGVGIRAAWAHPGTRLAFWSHFTAPFAGTAFVLLWGMPFLTAGEGLSTAAAAGILSTYVVMGMVIGPIMGELSRRIPTMRSRALVLPAVGLQLFAWLAVIVYPGPAPLWLLYALAFALAMGGPASMIAFDHARTHNPAHRLSTATGVTNAGGFIAALIAIYAIGLALDLQGAGTPETYSLEAFRLAFLTQVPLWLLGGYFIICERRRTRIHVGLDQPKPPRRTK, from the coding sequence GTGACCGCTCTCCCCCGCCCCGCATCCGCCGGGCCGGGGTGGCAGGCATGGCTGATCTGGTCGGTGGCCGTCGCCGGCTACATCCTCGCGATCGTGAACCGCTCCTCGCTGAGCGCGGTGGGCGTCGATGCAGCCGAGCGGTTCCACGCCGACGCGTCGACACTGTCGCTGTTCGCCGTGGTGCAGCTGGCGGTCTACGGCGGCATGCAGATACCGATCGGCGTGCTGCTCGATCGGTTCGGCTCGCGACCCATCATGGTGGTCGGGATGCTGCTCATGGCCGCCGGACAGCTCGTCATGGCCTTCTCCCCCACCGTCGGCGTCGCCATCGCGGCGCGCGTGCTCCTCGGAGCCGGTGACGCCGCCATCTTCCCCGGGGTGCTGCGCCTCATCGCGACGTGGTTCCCCGCGCAACGCGGACCGATCATGGTGCAGCTCACGGGGATCATCGGGCAGACGGGTCAGCTGATCGCGGTGATCCCGCTCGCTGCTCTCCTGCACGCCACCACGTGGAGCATCACATTCGGCAGCATCGCCGGTCTCGGGGTCCTCTTCGCCGTCCTGATCTTCGTCATCATCCGGAACCACCCGCCGGAGGTCGACCGCGACGTCTCGGTCGACACCGACACCGGGGTGATCCGCGTGGTGACGTCCTCGGTCGACTCGGGGGTGGGCATCCGCGCCGCATGGGCGCATCCCGGAACACGGCTGGCATTCTGGTCGCACTTCACCGCGCCGTTCGCCGGGACCGCCTTCGTGCTGCTGTGGGGCATGCCGTTCCTCACCGCAGGTGAGGGACTCTCGACCGCCGCCGCCGCCGGGATCCTCTCGACGTACGTCGTGATGGGCATGGTCATCGGCCCGATCATGGGCGAGCTGTCGCGGCGCATCCCGACCATGCGCTCGCGAGCCCTCGTCCTCCCTGCGGTAGGACTGCAGCTGTTCGCCTGGCTCGCAGTCATCGTGTACCCGGGCCCGGCGCCGCTCTGGCTGCTCTACGCACTCGCCTTCGCGCTCGCGATGGGCGGACCCGCGTCGATGATCGCGTTCGACCACGCCCGAACCCACAACCCCGCGCACCGGCTCAGCACGGCCACCGGGGTCACGAACGCCGGCGGCTTCATCGCCGCACTCATCGCGATCTACGCGATCGGCCTCGCGCTCGACCTGCAGGGCGCCGGCACCCCCGAGACGTATTCGCTGGAGGCGTTCCGGCTCGCGTTCCTGACACAGGTTCCGCTGTGGCTGCTCGGCGGGTACTTCATCATCTGCGAGCGCCGCCGCACGCGCATCCACGTGGGTCTCGATCAGCCGAAGCCGCCGCGGCGGACGAAGTGA
- a CDS encoding SGNH/GDSL hydrolase family protein → MGTLRYVAIGDSFTEGVGDELPDGRVRGWADLVAEGWAASGADVEYANFAIRGKLVQPIVDEQLEPALALRPTHLSFNGGGNDMLRPRTSVSRVVAAFEHVLRRCDEEGVQLIVLSGANPSGQLPLRRVIQRRGDLLSAAVSAALADRPDVVRAFNWPDRELSSPPYWSEDRLHMNSRGHHRVAARVLTSLGVEPPAAWWSLPPLPDVGARGTAYYREHVGPWIQRRLTGTSSGDGRHPKYAAWTRLDSAG, encoded by the coding sequence ATGGGCACGCTGCGCTACGTCGCCATCGGCGACTCGTTCACGGAAGGGGTCGGCGACGAGCTGCCCGACGGTCGCGTCCGGGGGTGGGCAGACCTCGTGGCCGAGGGATGGGCGGCGAGCGGGGCCGACGTCGAGTACGCGAACTTCGCCATCCGCGGCAAGCTCGTCCAGCCCATCGTCGACGAGCAGCTCGAACCCGCACTCGCGCTGCGCCCGACGCATCTGTCATTCAACGGCGGCGGCAACGACATGCTCCGCCCTCGCACCAGCGTCTCGCGCGTGGTGGCGGCGTTCGAGCATGTGCTGAGGCGCTGCGACGAGGAGGGCGTGCAGCTCATCGTGCTGTCGGGCGCGAACCCGTCGGGGCAGCTGCCGCTCCGCCGCGTCATCCAGCGCCGTGGCGACCTGCTGTCGGCCGCCGTCTCGGCCGCACTCGCAGACCGCCCGGACGTCGTCCGCGCGTTCAACTGGCCTGATCGCGAGCTCTCCTCGCCGCCCTACTGGTCGGAGGACCGACTCCACATGAACTCGCGCGGTCATCACCGGGTCGCGGCGAGGGTGCTCACCTCACTCGGCGTCGAGCCGCCCGCCGCATGGTGGTCGCTTCCGCCGCTGCCCGATGTCGGAGCACGCGGAACCGCCTACTACCGCGAGCACGTCGGCCCCTGGATCCAGCGCCGCTTGACCGGCACGTCGTCGGGCGACGGCCGGCATCCGAAATACGCTGCGTGGACCCGGCTCGACTCAGCCGGCTGA
- a CDS encoding MFS transporter, with protein sequence MADAPPAAVTLSQRLDALPFTRRHLRVLTGSGLGWALDAMDVGLISFVIAALAVQWDLSPTESSWIASAGFVGMAVGATVGGLLADRYGRRSIFAVTLLVYGLATGASALVGGLAALLVLRFLVGLGLGAELPVASTYVSEFAPARMRGRLIVILEAFWALGWTAAALIGFLVIPGSDDGWRWAFAIGAIPAAYALAVRWGLPESPRWLERRGRADDANAVVRSFEASASMSAVARRRITTDVVEPAAATSVRERLATLWSAEFRLRTASLWLVWFCVNFAYYGAFIWIPSILVAQGYDLVRSFGFTVIITLAQLPGYAVAAWLIEVWGRRLTLSVFLVGSAASAVAFGTSTGETFVIGAGMALSFFNLGAWGALYAVTPEMYPTSLRATGSGWAAGVGRIASIVAPLSVPPLLALGGAPTLFVVFAVFFAVAAVAAWGLADRRGAALDDR encoded by the coding sequence ATGGCCGACGCCCCACCCGCCGCGGTGACGCTCTCGCAGCGTCTCGACGCACTGCCGTTCACCCGCCGCCATCTCCGCGTGCTCACGGGCTCGGGCCTCGGCTGGGCGCTCGACGCGATGGACGTCGGACTCATCTCGTTCGTGATCGCCGCACTCGCGGTGCAGTGGGACCTGAGCCCGACCGAGTCGTCGTGGATCGCATCGGCGGGATTCGTCGGCATGGCCGTCGGAGCCACGGTCGGCGGGCTCCTCGCCGACCGGTACGGCAGGCGGAGCATCTTCGCCGTCACACTGCTCGTGTACGGCCTCGCCACCGGCGCGAGCGCCCTGGTCGGCGGTCTGGCCGCGCTCCTCGTGCTCCGGTTCCTCGTCGGGCTCGGGCTCGGAGCCGAACTGCCGGTGGCGAGCACCTACGTGAGCGAGTTCGCGCCGGCGCGCATGCGCGGCCGACTCATCGTGATCCTCGAGGCGTTCTGGGCGCTCGGCTGGACCGCAGCGGCGCTCATCGGCTTCCTCGTGATCCCCGGCTCGGACGACGGATGGCGCTGGGCGTTCGCGATCGGCGCGATCCCCGCCGCCTACGCCCTCGCGGTGCGGTGGGGACTCCCGGAATCACCGCGCTGGCTCGAACGCCGCGGCCGTGCCGACGACGCCAACGCCGTCGTGCGATCGTTCGAGGCATCCGCATCGATGTCGGCTGTGGCCCGGCGGCGGATCACCACCGACGTCGTGGAGCCCGCCGCAGCCACGAGCGTGCGGGAGCGGCTCGCGACCCTGTGGTCTGCGGAGTTCCGGCTGCGCACGGCCAGTCTCTGGCTGGTGTGGTTCTGCGTCAACTTCGCGTACTACGGCGCGTTCATCTGGATCCCGTCGATCCTCGTCGCCCAGGGGTACGACCTGGTGCGGTCCTTCGGCTTCACCGTGATCATCACGCTCGCTCAGCTTCCCGGCTACGCGGTGGCCGCCTGGCTGATCGAAGTGTGGGGGCGCAGGCTCACCCTCTCGGTGTTCCTCGTCGGCTCGGCGGCGTCCGCTGTCGCCTTCGGCACGTCGACGGGGGAGACGTTCGTCATCGGCGCGGGGATGGCGCTGTCGTTCTTCAACCTGGGCGCGTGGGGCGCGCTGTACGCGGTCACCCCCGAGATGTATCCCACCTCGCTCCGCGCCACCGGCTCGGGCTGGGCAGCCGGCGTGGGCCGGATCGCCTCCATCGTCGCACCACTGTCGGTGCCGCCGCTGCTCGCCCTGGGCGGCGCGCCGACGCTGTTCGTCGTGTTCGCGGTGTTCTTCGCGGTCGCCGCCGTCGCCGCCTGGGGCCTCGCGGACCGGCGGGGCGCCGCGCTCGACGACCGCTGA
- a CDS encoding DUF6458 family protein has translation MSIGAGIALFAIGAILAFAVNVEVEWVNLDLIGYILMGAGALVFVIGLVLMLRRRRTETVTRTAVDPNSSEQVTRRSTSQTDETL, from the coding sequence ATGAGCATCGGAGCAGGCATCGCCCTCTTCGCGATCGGCGCCATCCTCGCGTTCGCCGTCAACGTCGAGGTCGAGTGGGTGAACCTCGACCTCATCGGGTACATCCTGATGGGCGCCGGCGCCCTGGTGTTCGTCATCGGCTTGGTGCTGATGCTGCGCCGCCGGCGCACCGAGACCGTGACCCGTACGGCCGTCGACCCGAACAGCAGCGAGCAGGTCACCCGCCGCAGCACGAGCCAGACCGACGAGACCCTCTGA
- a CDS encoding LLM class flavin-dependent oxidoreductase: MTTNTPVELGLDTFGDVTLGDDGALVSHAQAIRDVVDQAVLADESGLAFFGVGEHHRREFAVSSPELVLAAAAARTSQIRLGTAVTVLSSDDPVRVYERFATLDAVSNGRAEVILGRGSFIESFPLFGYDLRDYEALFEEKLDLFARLRDEEPVTWQGRLRPALESADVYPKTANGIPTWVGVGGTPESAVRAAKHGFGLMLAIIGGPAGRFRPFADLFRRSLGEFGHTARPVGVHSPGHVAATDQQAWEEAYEGFAAMNNTIGRERGWPPYSRMRFQHDVGPDGALYVGSPETVARKIADTVRTVGLDRFDMKFSTGTLSHAKLMSSIELYGTRVAPLVHDMLA, from the coding sequence ATGACCACGAACACCCCCGTCGAGCTCGGTCTCGACACATTCGGCGACGTCACGCTCGGCGACGACGGCGCACTCGTGAGCCACGCGCAGGCGATCCGCGACGTCGTCGACCAGGCCGTCCTCGCAGACGAGTCCGGCCTGGCGTTCTTCGGCGTGGGGGAGCACCACCGGCGCGAGTTCGCGGTGTCGAGTCCCGAGCTGGTCCTCGCCGCCGCTGCGGCCCGCACCTCGCAGATCCGGCTCGGCACCGCGGTGACCGTGCTGTCGAGCGATGACCCGGTGCGCGTGTACGAGCGGTTCGCGACGCTCGATGCCGTCTCGAACGGTCGCGCCGAAGTGATCCTCGGGCGTGGATCGTTCATCGAGTCCTTCCCGCTGTTCGGATACGACCTGCGCGACTACGAGGCGCTCTTCGAGGAGAAGCTCGACCTGTTCGCCCGGCTGCGCGACGAGGAGCCCGTGACCTGGCAGGGGCGGCTGCGCCCCGCGCTGGAGAGCGCAGACGTCTACCCGAAGACGGCGAACGGCATCCCCACCTGGGTCGGCGTCGGGGGCACACCCGAGTCCGCCGTCCGCGCCGCCAAGCACGGGTTCGGCCTCATGCTCGCGATCATCGGCGGCCCGGCGGGTCGCTTCCGTCCCTTCGCCGATCTGTTCCGCCGCTCGCTCGGCGAGTTCGGGCATACCGCGCGCCCGGTCGGCGTGCATTCGCCCGGACACGTCGCCGCCACCGACCAGCAGGCCTGGGAAGAGGCTTACGAGGGCTTCGCCGCGATGAACAACACGATCGGCCGAGAGCGCGGCTGGCCGCCGTACAGCCGCATGCGGTTCCAGCACGACGTCGGTCCCGACGGCGCGCTGTACGTGGGATCACCTGAGACCGTCGCCCGGAAGATCGCCGACACGGTGCGGACCGTCGGGCTCGACAGGTTCGACATGAAGTTCTCGACGGGCACGCTGTCGCACGCGAAGCTCATGAGCTCGATCGAGCTCTACGGCACGCGCGTGGCACCCCTGGTGCACGACATGCTGGCCTGA